Genomic window (Xenopus laevis strain J_2021 chromosome 3S, Xenopus_laevis_v10.1, whole genome shotgun sequence):
ctatgctgccatagttttatgggatctctctgtacagattatgagcaaatttaggggactgttcctgctgaattgtgcttagtacagagaatacctatgctgccatagttttatgggatctctctgtacagactatgagcaaacttaggggactgttcctgctgaattgtgcttagtacaccgaatacctatgctgccatagttttatgggatctctctgaacagactatgagcaaacttaggggctgttcctgctgaattgtgcttagtacaggggaatacctatgctgccatagttttatgggatctctctgtacagactatgagcaaacttaggggctgttcctacttaattgtgcttagtacagggaatacctatgctgccatagttttatgttatctctctgtacagactatgagcaaacttagggactgttcctgctgaattgtacttagtacagggatacatatgctgccatagttttatgggatctctctgtacagactatgagcaaacttaggggctcttcctgctgaattgtgcttagtacaggggaataggcTATGAGTAAACTGAGAGGCGTATTTCTACTGTATTGAGCATAATAATACCTATACTGAGACATATTCCTCTACTGGAATATATTTGTGATCTCAGACAATACATAGGGGGTTGTCCCTTCTTAAAGAATGTATGGCTCCATACTAACAGAGTGCCAGACCACTCCCAGGCCATTATGACCCAGTGGGGGTGGGGCTATGCAAAGTTATAAGGAACGCAGTCGTCATCTTGAGAAAATAGGATTAATTTATTGTGACCCCCAGAGTTTTGTCTGTTCAACCCAAACTAACTATTATTGGTGGCCAATATTGCTATTGGCTATTGGTGAAACAATATTGCTCTCCTCTTGCTAAGTCTCcgtttcccacaatgccttgcttgCTTCTTCACAGGTCCCTTAATCAGTTAACTTCATGTATAATCAGACTTCATACCCTGACAGCAGTTTTTTCGGAGCTCATTAGGACAGATCAGCATTTCCGATGAGTAAATATGATGTGTTTAGCTCATTTCTCCCAGACATCAAAGAAAGTAGGTCTGTTCCTCGGgcatattttctctttattcagTGGTACTTCTTATTCATCAGGCATGTTGACTTCATCCAAATGTTCCAATTAAGACTTCATACTCACTTCATAGGGATTTAAGTTAATTACTTTTGAATAATTATACTGAAACGTGCGTGGTCTATCAGTGGAGGTACGTTGATGATTTATGTCTTCCTATGAGTAATAAGTGGCTGTTTAAAAGGCtagtaacaccaaaacaaattGACCTGCCAATAGTTTCTGTCTAATCCTATATTGAATTAGTTTGCCTGGTCATTCTTCTTCTTGAATTGTAGGAAATGATTTCCTTCCAGGCTCTAAgctgatgttttgtttttttttttgatgaatttcCTTTATAGTGATGAATCTGCCAACAAGAAGATGATCTGCTCAGCGCTGGAGTCCCACGACCATGAAAAGCCTGCAAATAACCAGCAGGCCGGAGAGGAGGAACAGGCGAGTAAAGCTGATCTGCTCCCCGCAGATTCACCAGTAAGACTACAGAGAGGGAAGGGGATGGCCAGCTGCTCACATGGGAACAACAACCCAGATTATGAACTCCCTCTGGATCTGAAGAACAAGCAGGTAGTGAGTTTTATTCAACTGAAAACCATCTATAGTGAAAGTAGAGAGAAATCAGGGTTTTAGCATTGGTCAACTAGGGCTATTTGAATATTTATGACATGTAGGTTCtattaaaggatgagtaaacctttaaaacaagttaaggtaaaattgatgagagggctattctaagcacttttgtcatttatattcattatttattttctttttattccaagatactaagggatacatgtgctgttaatatgaatgaattttgttccaacagccccacctgctggtcagtttctgaccagtctgaccaccaagtagtcaaggaagttgtcaggagaaagaaagaggctgctctgatgttcttctgcttaggaaaacaattagaaacctttctcaaatatttcctaagcagaaggacATTAGAGCAGAAGGACATTAGAGCATTCCATATGATGGAACCTTGGCAGAcaccaagatatatatatatcttcctttTCTTGACTTCATTCCTTTACCTTAGCTTTTCTATTGGATGTAATTAGACATGTTTAAGGGTTAAGGTCTCTTTTCCTGGGGGCtctaaaaacaatattaaatatcattttaatgAGTGTCTATAGGGCTGCACACGTGTGCCCTAAAAGAAGAACCTAACACCAAAAAACTAGGTCAATCACGTCCTTAGTGGGCTCTTTTGTTAGATCAAACCTAATTCCTTTCAATATTATTCTGTTACTCCATTTCCTTCAAGTACacttgaaatgcaataaaagccacTGGAACGATGGAATGTGTGTTTTTGTAATTGACACTTGATGCCGTCTCAATAtaccatttctctctctctctaaacaagggtccaaaatgttctttttttatttcgcaAAGTTCTGGGATTCTTTCCCCTTCTGAGACTaaagagtttatttttttatatttcttagcTAAGAACTATATGTTACTATATATCTTCTGGTGTTACCTTGAGGGATGTCCTACATGCCATATTCATATAATCCCCCTTTTCTGTTACAGATTGAAATGTTGGAGCACAAATATGGAGGTCATCTGGTGTCCAGAAGAGCAGCATGCACAATCCAGACAGCCTTCAGGCAGTACCAGCTTAGCAAAAACTTTGAGAAGATCCGAGACTCCCTGCTGCAGAGTCGCTTGCCCCGACGAATCTCTCTACGCAAGGTGCGGGTGCATAACCCAGAGAGCATTCCTCCAGCTGAGAAGGCTTTGTTGGAGAGTTACAACCTGATGGGAATTCCATTGGTTCGATCACCATCCCTTCCAGCTACTATTAGTGGGGCACTGACAGAGCTAGAAGACTCCTTTACTGAGCAGGTTGAGGCACTGGCTAAATCAATTGATGATGCCCTCAGCACTTGGAGTCTGAAGACCATGTGTGCCTTCCCTGAGGCTGGGTCCTACCAAATTCGAGAAGCATTTATGCAGCAAAACCCAGAATTGGAACCACCCaagacagaggagagagagacTGAAGAAAGGCAGATTGGGACACTGCCCAAAAGCAGTAGTACATTGATGATGACCTTCAGAGATGTCACAGTTCAGATAGATAACAACAACAtttctgtctcttcatccacctCACTTTCTATGTCCAACTGCTTGGCTGGATCTCAGACCCCAAAGCCAGATGACGACAGGATTGGAGGAGATGTGGCATCAGAACCACCATCTTCTCAGGAGGCTTTGACTCATAATAATCACATTACACAGAACTCCTTCCCAGAAGTCAACGGGGATGGTATAGGAAAGGAGTTGGTAGGGCCCATACAAACTGAAGGTGAAACCACTGACCTCTCTGAGCAGCTCAGCAGCAGTAGTACCTCCACTTCTGCTAAATCTGTATCTGAGGTCTCTTCTAAGGAAACCTTGCAGGCTATGATTCTCAGCCTTCCCCGGTATTATTGTGAGAACCCAGCCAGCTGCCGGTCTCCAACCTTGTCCACCGATACCATAAGGAAGCGACTATACCGCATTGGGCTTAATCTCTTCAATGTGTGAGGAACAGAAATATGAGATTTTTCAATTACTTGTTTAGAACCCCTTAAATAAATGGGATTTAGACAGAGGTTCAGGGCATTAAAAGACTTTAAAAACCTACAAATAAACAGTACAAATGTCTCATAAATTAAGTCTGGTAATAAAACCTATTCTATCTTttgttttcataataaaaaacagtttttttttttttttaaatataagataAAACAGTCAGGATGTGTAGCCACATTTTTTGGGAATTTCTGAAGGGGAAATGCAGAAATCAGGCAGTTTCCAGGGCTATCAGTAACCTGATTGACTAAGGAATTGATTATGAAGTAATTCACTGGTGGTAGGCTGTAGGCTTCATGTGCCATGAGTCTTATAACAAAGGTACAAATAGTAAGAATGTCATGCTTAGCTCAAGAAGGTTCAGAGTGATGGATTTGAATGCTAAGAGGAGACCGCTGCAGTCCCCAACCCAAAGGGCATAATTGTTCTTTTCTGGTTCTGATAATCATTGTCTTGTTTCTGCAGTAATCCTGACAAGGGCATCCAGTTCCTCATCTCTCGAGGTTTTATTCCAGACACCCCCATTGGGGTGGCCCATTTCCTGCTGCAGAGGAAAGGACTGAGCCGTCAGATGATTGGGGAATTTCTTGGAAATAGCAAGAAGCAGTTCAACCATGATGTCCTTGAGTAAGTGATACCTTAATGTTTGCCTCAAAGAGCTTTGACCTGCTCCTACTTTTGACATAGATCAGTGCTTATACTGATAACCCAAGTTCCATGAATTGTGCTATCTGTAATGACATCAAAAATTGTGTGGTGAATATAATGTGTCTTGGGGAAGAATGGACAAGTCCTAAAACTTAGGTGAGGATGTGTGTATCTTGGCACTATCCATAACAGTTAATGTTGACTAGGTATTTCCATGATTTAGCACCGTGTTTGGTGGAACCATCATAACATGAAGGATTATGGAGGTTTTAGTTCTAGAACATTGATACCGccaattagaaaacattttagaTGCCATGTCAATCACAGTTCATAAGCGTAGATACTTCAGCTCTATGTTTTTTGTGTAGCTGTGTCGTCGACGAAATGGACTTCTCCAACATGGAACTGGATGAGGCTCTGCGAAAATTCCAGGCACATATCCGTGTACAGGGTGAAGCACAGAAAGTAGAGCGTTTGATTGAAGCGTTTAGGTGAGCCAAGACAGAAATGCGAGTGGTTTCTTTATCGGCCCAACGAAATGAGATGTGTAATTAGTAGGCTAACTCTGGTTACAAATAGGAGTTGTATAAATGACTTGATCACATGTGGTTAATGCAGTTTTATGAGTCTTTAGTCTGGGCCCACCCAGCTAATGAATTTGATGAGATTTGCTAACCAGGCCAGTTAGGCTGCATTGAAACATAAATTGAGTTTGACCAGTCAACCCCATTAGATGGGAAACATTGGGAGTGCTTTGGGGACAATTGACCAGTGCATGAATTGGCAGTTTTCCACAAGTCTTTGTTTCTGAATACACCACCAGACTTGGGATATTTCTACATTCTGTTCACCTAATGTTTGTCCTGCACAGCCAGCGTTACTGTATGTGTAATCCGGAAATCGTACAACAGTTCCACAACCCAGACACCATCTTCATCTTAGCCTTTGCCATCATCTTGTTGAACACCGACATGTACAGTCCAAGTATAAAACCAGACCGTAAGATGATGCTGGAGGATTTCATCAGGAACTTGAGAGGTAAGTGCCACCATCAAAGCAAAGGGGATGGAATGCAGAGTTTGTTGGTGGGGATGGTGGATATCCTACAAGACTTGTTTGATTAGTAGATGTTTGTAATTAGTATGTGGCTGGTCCAAGCTGTTTATGTTCCGACAGGAGTAGATGATGGGGCTGACATTCCAAAGGATATGGTGGTCAGAATCTATGAGCGGATACAACAGAAAGAGCTAAAATCAAATGAGGATCATGTGACCTATGTGACCAAGGTGGAAAATTCCATTGTGGGAATGAAAAGTGTAAGTTTTGTGTGTGGTTCAATTTAAACCAATATGGTGGAGTGCTAAAGACTTGGAGAACCCTATGAAGCCTTTAGAGAGTAGGAAAAGTGTAGAAACCACCAAAGACAAATAAGAGCAAAGTCCACTAAATGATTCATGTTATCACAGCTAGTAAAAATAAGGTATAATGTCTCCATGGACATCTATTTGATCTGACTGAATACTATAATCTTATTCTCTAGGGAGACTCATGCAGGTATCCCTATGATCATGATTGTGTTATCAACTGTCATGTGAAATTTGCTGCCTCCTACACTGCAGGTACTGTCTGTCCCGCACCGGCGCCTGGTTTGCTGCAGCCGCTTGTTTGAGATTACAGATGTTAACAAGGTGCAGAAACAGGCCGCTCATCAGAGAGAGGTTTTCCTTTTCAATGACCTGCTGCTTGTAAGTACTCTTCCAATATGAGGAGGTAGTCTTATATGAAAGGGGATATGATTGCTTTATTTTCCTATTCAATAGAAGATATTGTCAGCTTATTTTGCACTGGGCTTCTCTTTTAATCATCAAGATATCAGGGAATTATCTGGCATGGGTTCTTTGAGCACCTTCTGCAAAGGATAGCAAATATCCACTTGCTTAAGGGTTGAGCATTATGGTCAGTACACCCAGGACCTTCTGGCATTACTCAACGTTTAGGGAGTCCAGCAGGCCTCTGATATATTTGTGGGCAAAGCAGGTTAGGTCTGGAAGATCATAGTTTTTTTGGTTTCTTGGTTTATTG
Coding sequences:
- the iqsec3.S gene encoding IQ motif and SEC7 domain-containing protein 3 isoform X11, whose amino-acid sequence is MENLLENPVRAVLYLRELTTIVQNQQSLIHTQRQRIDELERRLDQLGNENHNLRGQQQPQGLIQSAGETQNPGQIVSSGQNQLQVQTVAQSSANTEEPPNAHQQPPITPQTEEPDPVPNPVPHIHQHKPPALCKAILGRKAENETVLHQFCCPVADAEQKPSPPSDESANKKMICSALESHDHEKPANNQQAGEEEQASKADLLPADSPVRLQRGKGMASCSHGNNNPDYELPLDLKNKQIEMLEHKYGGHLVSRRAACTIQTAFRQYQLSKNFEKIRDSLLQSRLPRRISLRKVRVHNPESIPPAEKALLESYNLMGIPLVRSPSLPATISGALTELEDSFTEQVEALAKSIDDALSTWSLKTMCAFPEAGSYQIREAFMQQNPELEPPKTEERETEERQIGTLPKSSSTLMMTFRDVTVQIDNNNISVSSSTSLSMSNCLAGSQTPKPDDDRIGGDVASEPPSSQEALTHNNHITQNSFPEVNGDGIGKELVGPIQTEGETTDLSEQLSSSSTSTSAKSVSEVSSKETLQAMILSLPRYYCENPASCRSPTLSTDTIRKRLYRIGLNLFNVNPDKGIQFLISRGFIPDTPIGVAHFLLQRKGLSRQMIGEFLGNSKKQFNHDVLDCVVDEMDFSNMELDEALRKFQAHIRVQGEAQKVERLIEAFSQRYCMCNPEIVQQFHNPDTIFILAFAIILLNTDMYSPSIKPDRKMMLEDFIRNLRGVDDGADIPKDMVVRIYERIQQKELKSNEDHVTYVTKVENSIVGMKSVLSVPHRRLVCCSRLFEITDVNKVQKQAAHQREVFLFNDLLLILKLCPKKKTSSTYTFCRAVPLLGLQFHLFENEYYPHGITLVSPLSGCEKKLVLHFCALSSEELQKFLEDLKESICEVTEMEQIRIECEQKCERQCTDVCIDTCKHLSQYAHMWELERQHTGHTAPAKTNGSQLDVQVKEESPTVHLIF
- the iqsec3.S gene encoding IQ motif and SEC7 domain-containing protein 3 isoform X6, whose protein sequence is MENLLENPVRAVLYLRELTTIVQNQQSLIHTQRQRIDELERRLDQLGNENHNLRGQQQPQGLIQSAGETQNPGQIVSSGQNQLQVQTVAQSSANTEEPPNAHQQPPITPQTEEPDPVPNPVPHIHQHKPPALCKAILGRKAENETVLHQFCCPVADAEQKPSPPSDESANKKMICSALESHDHEKPANNQQAGEEEQASKADLLPADSPVRLQRGKGMASCSHGNNNPDYELPLDLKNKQIEMLEHKYGGHLVSRRAACTIQTAFRQYQLSKNFEKIRDSLLQSRLPRRISLRKVRVHNPESIPPAEKALLESYNLMGIPLVRSPSLPATISGALTELEDSFTEQVEALAKSIDDALSTWSLKTMCAFPEAGSYQIREAFMQQNPELEPPKTEERETEERQIGTLPKSSSTLMMTFRDVTVQIDNNNISVSSSTSLSMSNCLAGSQTPKPDDDRIGGDVASEPPSSQEALTHNNHITQNSFPEVNGDGIGKELVGPIQTEGETTDLSEQLSSSSTSTSAKSVSEVSSKETLQAMILSLPRYYCENPASCRSPTLSTDTIRKRLYRIGLNLFNVNPDKGIQFLISRGFIPDTPIGVAHFLLQRKGLSRQMIGEFLGNSKKQFNHDVLDCVVDEMDFSNMELDEALRKFQAHIRVQGEAQKVERLIEAFSQRYCMCNPEIVQQFHNPDTIFILAFAIILLNTDMYSPSIKPDRKMMLEDFIRNLRGVDDGADIPKDMVVRIYERIQQKELKSNEDHVTYVTKVENSIVGMKSVLSVPHRRLVCCSRLFEITDVNKVQKQAAHQREVFLFNDLLLILKLCPKKKTSSTYTFCRAVPLLGLQFHLFENEYYPHGITLVSPLSGCEKKLVLHFCALSSEELQKFLEDLKESICEVTEMEQIRIECEQKCERQCTDVCIDTCKHLSQYAHMWELERQHTGHTAPAKTNGSQLDVQVKEESPTGFRCPSTSTPRGQRMELRATRLLKSSGSLCRSPIPSGFCSVSRLSR
- the iqsec3.S gene encoding IQ motif and SEC7 domain-containing protein 3 isoform X9, which codes for MENLLENPVRAVLYLRELTTIVQNQQSLIHTQRQRIDELERRLDQLGNENHNLRGQQQPQGLIQSAGETQNPGQIVSSGQNQLQVQTVAQSSANTEEPPNAHQQPPITPQTEEPDPVPNPVPHIHQHKPPALCKAILGRKAENETVLHQFCCPVADAEQKPSPPSDESANKKMICSALESHDHEKPANNQQAGEEEQASKADLLPADSPVRLQRGKGMASCSHGNNNPDYELPLDLKNKQIEMLEHKYGGHLVSRRAACTIQTAFRQYQLSKNFEKIRDSLLQSRLPRRISLRKVRVHNPESIPPAEKALLESYNLMGIPLVRSPSLPATISGALTELEDSFTEQVEALAKSIDDALSTWSLKTMCAFPEAGSYQIREAFMQQNPELEPPKTEERETEERQIGTLPKSSSTLMMTFRDVTVQIDNNNISVSSSTSLSMSNCLAGSQTPKPDDDRIGGDVASEPPSSQEALTHNNHITQNSFPEVNGDGIGKELVGPIQTEGETTDLSEQLSSSSTSTSAKSVSEVSSKETLQAMILSLPRYYCENPASCRSPTLSTDTIRKRLYRIGLNLFNVNPDKGIQFLISRGFIPDTPIGVAHFLLQRKGLSRQMIGEFLGNSKKQFNHDVLDCVVDEMDFSNMELDEALRKFQAHIRVQGEAQKVERLIEAFSQRYCMCNPEIVQQFHNPDTIFILAFAIILLNTDMYSPSIKPDRKMMLEDFIRNLRGVDDGADIPKDMVVRIYERIQQKELKSNEDHVTYVTKVENSIVGMKSVLSVPHRRLVCCSRLFEITDVNKVQKQAAHQREVFLFNDLLLILKLCPKKKTSSTYTFCRAVPLLGLQFHLFENEYYPHGITLVSPLSGCEKKLVLHFCALSSEELQKFLEDLKESICEVTEMEQIRIECEQKCERQCTDVCIDTCKHLSQYAHMWELERQHTGHTAPAKTNGSQLDVQVKEESPTGVNSQQASDVPAHRPPGVREWSSGQHGS
- the iqsec3.S gene encoding IQ motif and SEC7 domain-containing protein 3 isoform X2; this encodes MENLLENPVRAVLYLRELTTIVQNQQSLIHTQRQRIDELERRLDQLGNENHNLRGQQQPQGLIQSAGETQNPGQIVSSGQNQLQVQTVAQSSANTEEPPNAHQQPPITPQTEEPDPVPNPVPHIHQHKPPALCKAILGRKAENETVLHQFCCPVADAEQKPSPPSDESANKKMICSALESHDHEKPANNQQAGEEEQASKADLLPADSPVRLQRGKGMASCSHGNNNPDYELPLDLKNKQIEMLEHKYGGHLVSRRAACTIQTAFRQYQLSKNFEKIRDSLLQSRLPRRISLRKVRVHNPESIPPAEKALLESYNLMGIPLVRSPSLPATISGALTELEDSFTEQVEALAKSIDDALSTWSLKTMCAFPEAGSYQIREAFMQQNPELEPPKTEERETEERQIGTLPKSSSTLMMTFRDVTVQIDNNNISVSSSTSLSMSNCLAGSQTPKPDDDRIGGDVASEPPSSQEALTHNNHITQNSFPEVNGDGIGKELVGPIQTEGETTDLSEQLSSSSTSTSAKSVSEVSSKETLQAMILSLPRYYCENPASCRSPTLSTDTIRKRLYRIGLNLFNVNPDKGIQFLISRGFIPDTPIGVAHFLLQRKGLSRQMIGEFLGNSKKQFNHDVLDCVVDEMDFSNMELDEALRKFQAHIRVQGEAQKVERLIEAFSQRYCMCNPEIVQQFHNPDTIFILAFAIILLNTDMYSPSIKPDRKMMLEDFIRNLRGVDDGADIPKDMVVRIYERIQQKELKSNEDHVTYVTKVENSIVGMKSVLSVPHRRLVCCSRLFEITDVNKVQKQAAHQREVFLFNDLLLILKLCPKKKTSSTYTFCRAVPLLGLQFHLFENEYYPHGITLVSPLSGCEKKLVLHFCALSSEELQKFLEDLKESICEVTEMEQIRIECEQKCERQCTDVCIDTWELERQHTGHTAPAKTNGSQLDVQVKEESPTGKREPPEKDTDSTVEVSIHNRLQMSQHIDPQGSENGAPGNTALKEQRESLQVAHSKRLLQCQQIVKVIVLDAPGRALPALDAPSRALPAADQTVTRYLSGSCSSTPLRSIGGGVHRPPLPPPPPPYNHPHQYCPPGVLLRERRYSSGSRSLV
- the iqsec3.S gene encoding IQ motif and SEC7 domain-containing protein 3 isoform X1, with translation MENLLENPVRAVLYLRELTTIVQNQQSLIHTQRQRIDELERRLDQLGNENHNLRGQQQPQGLIQSAGETQNPGQIVSSGQNQLQVQTVAQSSANTEEPPNAHQQPPITPQTEEPDPVPNPVPHIHQHKPPALCKAILGRKAENETVLHQFCCPVADAEQKPSPPSDESANKKMICSALESHDHEKPANNQQAGEEEQASKADLLPADSPVRLQRGKGMASCSHGNNNPDYELPLDLKNKQIEMLEHKYGGHLVSRRAACTIQTAFRQYQLSKNFEKIRDSLLQSRLPRRISLRKVRVHNPESIPPAEKALLESYNLMGIPLVRSPSLPATISGALTELEDSFTEQVEALAKSIDDALSTWSLKTMCAFPEAGSYQIREAFMQQNPELEPPKTEERETEERQIGTLPKSSSTLMMTFRDVTVQIDNNNISVSSSTSLSMSNCLAGSQTPKPDDDRIGGDVASEPPSSQEALTHNNHITQNSFPEVNGDGIGKELVGPIQTEGETTDLSEQLSSSSTSTSAKSVSEVSSKETLQAMILSLPRYYCENPASCRSPTLSTDTIRKRLYRIGLNLFNVNPDKGIQFLISRGFIPDTPIGVAHFLLQRKGLSRQMIGEFLGNSKKQFNHDVLDCVVDEMDFSNMELDEALRKFQAHIRVQGEAQKVERLIEAFSQRYCMCNPEIVQQFHNPDTIFILAFAIILLNTDMYSPSIKPDRKMMLEDFIRNLRGVDDGADIPKDMVVRIYERIQQKELKSNEDHVTYVTKVENSIVGMKSVLSVPHRRLVCCSRLFEITDVNKVQKQAAHQREVFLFNDLLLILKLCPKKKTSSTYTFCRAVPLLGLQFHLFENEYYPHGITLVSPLSGCEKKLVLHFCALSSEELQKFLEDLKESICEVTEMEQIRIECEQKCERQCTDVCIDTCKHLSQYAHMWELERQHTGHTAPAKTNGSQLDVQVKEESPTGKREPPEKDTDSTVEVSIHNRLQMSQHIDPQGSENGAPGNTALKEQRESLQVAHSKRLLQCQQIVKVIVLDAPGRALPALDAPSRALPAADQTVTRYLSGSCSSTPLRSIGGGVHRPPLPPPPPPYNHPHQYCPPGVLLRERRYSSGSRSLV
- the iqsec3.S gene encoding IQ motif and SEC7 domain-containing protein 3 isoform X3, translating into MENLLENPVRAVLYLRELTTIVQNQQSLIHTQRQRIDELERRLDQLGNENHNLRGQQQPQGLIQSAGETQNPGQIVSSGQNQLQVQTVAQSSANTEEPPNAHQQPPITPQTEEPDPVPNPVPHIHQHKPPALCKAILGRKAENETVLHQFCCPVADAEQKPSPPSDESANKKMICSALESHDHEKPANNQQAGEEEQASKADLLPADSPVRLQRGKGMASCSHGNNNPDYELPLDLKNKQIEMLEHKYGGHLVSRRAACTIQTAFRQYQLSKNFEKIRDSLLQSRLPRRISLRKVRVHNPESIPPAEKALLESYNLMGIPLVRSPSLPATISGALTELEDSFTEQVEALAKSIDDALSTWSLKTMCAFPEAGSYQIREAFMQQNPELEPPKTEERETEERQIGTLPKSSSTLMMTFRDVTVQIDNNNISVSSSTSLSMSNCLAGSQTPKPDDDRIGGDVASEPPSSQEALTHNNHITQNSFPEVNGDGIGKELVGPIQTEGETTDLSEQLSSSSTSTSAKSVSEVSSKETLQAMILSLPRYYCENPASCRSPTLSTDTIRKRLYRIGLNLFNVNPDKGIQFLISRGFIPDTPIGVAHFLLQRKGLSRQMIGEFLGNSKKQFNHDVLDCVVDEMDFSNMELDEALRKFQAHIRVQGEAQKVERLIEAFSQRYCMCNPEIVQQFHNPDTIFILAFAIILLNTDMYSPSIKPDRKMMLEDFIRNLRGVDDGADIPKDMVVRIYERIQQKELKSNEDHVTYVTKVENSIVGMKSVLSVPHRRLVCCSRLFEITDVNKVQKQAAHQREVFLFNDLLLILKLCPKKKTSSTYTFCRAVPLLGLQFHLFENEYYPHGITLVSPLSGCEKKLVLHFCALSSEELQKFLEDLKESICEVTEMEQIRIECEQKWELERQHTGHTAPAKTNGSQLDVQVKEESPTGKREPPEKDTDSTVEVSIHNRLQMSQHIDPQGSENGAPGNTALKEQRESLQVAHSKRLLQCQQIVKVIVLDAPGRALPALDAPSRALPAADQTVTRYLSGSCSSTPLRSIGGGVHRPPLPPPPPPYNHPHQYCPPGVLLRERRYSSGSRSLV
- the iqsec3.S gene encoding IQ motif and SEC7 domain-containing protein 3 isoform X7: MENLLENPVRAVLYLRELTTIVQNQQSLIHTQRQRIDELERRLDQLGNENHNLRGQQQPQGLIQSAGETQNPGQIVSSGQNQLQVQTVAQSSANTEEPPNAHQQPPITPQTEEPDPVPNPVPHIHQHKPPALCKAILGRKAENETVLHQFCCPVADAEQKPSPPSDESANKKMICSALESHDHEKPANNQQAGEEEQASKADLLPADSPVRLQRGKGMASCSHGNNNPDYELPLDLKNKQIEMLEHKYGGHLVSRRAACTIQTAFRQYQLSKNFEKIRDSLLQSRLPRRISLRKVRVHNPESIPPAEKALLESYNLMGIPLVRSPSLPATISGALTELEDSFTEQVEALAKSIDDALSTWSLKTMCAFPEAGSYQIREAFMQQNPELEPPKTEERETEERQIGTLPKSSSTLMMTFRDVTVQIDNNNISVSSSTSLSMSNCLAGSQTPKPDDDRIGGDVASEPPSSQEALTHNNHITQNSFPEVNGDGIGKELVGPIQTEGETTDLSEQLSSSSTSTSAKSVSEVSSKETLQAMILSLPRYYCENPASCRSPTLSTDTIRKRLYRIGLNLFNVNPDKGIQFLISRGFIPDTPIGVAHFLLQRKGLSRQMIGEFLGNSKKQFNHDVLDCVVDEMDFSNMELDEALRKFQAHIRVQGEAQKVERLIEAFSQRYCMCNPEIVQQFHNPDTIFILAFAIILLNTDMYSPSIKPDRKMMLEDFIRNLRGVDDGADIPKDMVVRIYERIQQKELKSNEDHVTYVTKVENSIVGMKSVLSVPHRRLVCCSRLFEITDVNKVQKQAAHQREVFLFNDLLLILKLCPKKKTSSTYTFCRAVPLLGLQFHLFENEYYPHGITLVSPLSGCEKKLVLHFCALSSEELQKFLEDLKESICEVTEMEQIRIECEQKCERQCTDVCIDTCKHLSQYAHMWELERQHTGHTAPAKTNGSQLDVQVKEESPTGKREPPEKDTDSTVEASDVPAHRPPGVREWSSGQHGS
- the iqsec3.S gene encoding IQ motif and SEC7 domain-containing protein 3 isoform X8; the protein is MENLLENPVRAVLYLRELTTIVQNQQSLIHTQRQRIDELERRLDQLGNENHNLRGQQQPQGLIQSAGETQNPGQIVSSGQNQLQVQTVAQSSANTEEPPNAHQQPPITPQTEEPDPVPNPVPHIHQHKPPALCKAILGRKAENETVLHQFCCPVADAEQKPSPPSDESANKKMICSALESHDHEKPANNQQAGEEEQASKADLLPADSPVRLQRGKGMASCSHGNNNPDYELPLDLKNKQIEMLEHKYGGHLVSRRAACTIQTAFRQYQLSKNFEKIRDSLLQSRLPRRISLRKVRVHNPESIPPAEKALLESYNLMGIPLVRSPSLPATISGALTELEDSFTEQVEALAKSIDDALSTWSLKTMCAFPEAGSYQIREAFMQQNPELEPPKTEERETEERQIGTLPKSSSTLMMTFRDVTVQIDNNNISVSSSTSLSMSNCLAGSQTPKPDDDRIGGDVASEPPSSQEALTHNNHITQNSFPEVNGDGIGKELVGPIQTEGETTDLSEQLSSSSTSTSAKSVSEVSSKETLQAMILSLPRYYCENPASCRSPTLSTDTIRKRLYRIGLNLFNVNPDKGIQFLISRGFIPDTPIGVAHFLLQRKGLSRQMIGEFLGNSKKQFNHDVLDCVVDEMDFSNMELDEALRKFQAHIRVQGEAQKVERLIEAFSQRYCMCNPEIVQQFHNPDTIFILAFAIILLNTDMYSPSIKPDRKMMLEDFIRNLRGVDDGADIPKDMVVRIYERIQQKELKSNEDHVTYVTKVENSIVGMKSVLSVPHRRLVCCSRLFEITDVNKVQKQAAHQREVFLFNDLLLILKLCPKKKTSSTYTFCRAVPLLGLQFHLFENEYYPHGITLVSPLSGCEKKLVLHFCALSSEELQKFLEDLKESICEVTEMEQIRIECEQKCERQCTDVCIDTWELERQHTGHTAPAKTNGSQLDVQVKEESPTGFRCPSTSTPRGQRMELRATRLLKSSGSLCRSPIPSGFCSVSRLSR